The following is a genomic window from Peromyscus maniculatus bairdii isolate BWxNUB_F1_BW_parent chromosome 22, HU_Pman_BW_mat_3.1, whole genome shotgun sequence.
caaaacaatggcAACAAATGACATGAAATGAATCCACACATCTGCAAGCCAGATAAAGCAGTTTCCATGGCCACCACATGCAAAAGTCCCATGTGTCCTTGGGGTCCCGGTGTCCAATTTTCTGGGCACAGAGCGGAGGGAGAGATCTGACCTGGTTTGAGTCCCAGGTTTCCCTATGCTGTGCTGTGCAACCTCGGGCAAGCCCCAGACCTCTCTGATCAGTACCTAGCTCATCCTCAGTCATGGGCAGGAAGTGGTCCACCAGCTCCTCGGACTTGCCCAGAACCATGTCCATGGCCTGGCTCATGGAGCGCCTCAGCTCTCCGCTCCAGCGCCTGCCGCGCTGGGCCAGGCCCACCACACCTGTGACGCTGGTGGCCACTACGTCCTTGGCTGAGGTCACCACCTGTGGGGAGGGTGTCAGTTTGGGCGCGGTGAGCCTATGGCTCCATTTACCCCCACTTTAGTCCTGGGAGCAGAGATCCCCAAGACCTTCTGAACTTCCTCCTagttctgtgcctcagtttcccttcatcGGATAGGTGGCCCTGAAGCCCTCCCCAACTGGCCAGCTGGGGCCACCGACACCTACATGTACATCCTACACATCTGCTCCCCCaaagtcctcccctccccctcctccccctggaGGGGTCCCTGAGGCCTGGTCAATTCTAGTACCATATCTGACGGCTGCTGCAGGAAGGGCAGCTTCTCCTCCAATTTGTCCAGTCCCCTGCAGGCAAGACTGTTCACCGTGGCCACTGAAGAGAGACGGAGAGTGATGGGGGTGAAGGGCTGTGGTGGGCGGGAGTGCCTGGCAGAGAGGGAGGGCGTAGAGGGGGGTGCACCCTGGCGAGGGGGACCTGAGGCATTCCAGCTATTGAGCCCTGTCACCCCGTCCCCTGCTGGGTCCCTCGGCACAGCTGGGCTCAGAGCCCTGGGAACAGCAGAAGAGTTGGGGACCCTCAGAGACCCTCTTCAGTCACATCCCCTGGTCAGGTGAGAGCCCTGAGCCAGAGACCTGGAGGCAAGGGAGGTGCCAGAAGTTGAGACAGGGCAGAGCGGACAGAGTTGGGGACCCAAGAAGAGGTCGAGGCTGACTACATGTGATTTGATCCCAGGGCCCCATAAGCTGTGAATGGTAGTGCACgcccatcatcccagcactccgaaggctgaagcaggaggattgctcagCGTTCtgggccagcttgggttacagagCAAAACCCTgagtcagaaaaaagaaaaaaagggggtgaGGGCTACCTGGGTGGCTCAGGGAGGGACACCTGCTTCTGGGGATGGTAAAGAAAGACGAAGGTAGGGACCCGGGGGAATCAGACTCACACTGAGGCTGCAGATGCTCCAGCAGCGGCTGCGCGTGGTCCAGGGCGCGGGTggtcacactgcacacacagttCTCAGCGAGGCGACAGGCCGAGCCCAGCAGCGGGTGTTTGTCCTTGGCGGCATTGTAAGCGCCAGACACGGCCGTGCAGGTGGCCCTGACGAGGGGCAAGGCTACCACACGCTTCACCACGCTCTGCAGGAACCGGTGAGGTCAGGGCTCTGCCCCACCAGGGGACAAAGGCAGGTCGCCGGCCAATGCGGGCAGCGCACCACTCAACAGGGCACCTCCCGGTGCTCCAGGTGAGGCTGCCGAGTTGGGGACCAGctggggcctcagtttccccacaggTTGTAACTGTGGGTGGCATATACCCTGGGTTTGGTGACACCAGTCACGGAGCTGGATCTTGGTGTGTCACTGCTAGTGCCTCCCCCAGGGGACGTGCGGGGACCCAGCCGCGATCCCCCTCAGAGGGGCCCCCCATACGGCCACTCTCCCAGCCCCTCACCTGCTGGTCCGGCTCCCTCAGGCCGCATCCAGGGTCCTGAGCTGTCTCATCATTGGACACACTGagaggcaggacagagagaggggaCCCCTGAGAGCCTGTGGGGTGTCCTGGGGTGCATAGATAAGGCCTGCACAGGGCCCCCGCACACAGTAGGTATATAATAAAAACCCACGGCTTTGTGGGGCAGGGGACGTGGGCCCCGAGTTCAGATCATTACCTGCGGTGTGTCTCGGGACTGGCGAGTGCACCTCTCTGGTCCATTCCACGGGGACAGACCTACACACCAGCTCCGCTTGCGGAGGTGGAGGCAGCGGCCGCAGAATCCGGTCCCTTTGACAGGCAGGGAAATTGAGGCACGGGCTGCACGTGGAGCTCCGAGGTCACCCTCAGCTGTCCGGGGTGACAGGGACGCTGACCTCAGGGCGCACAGCCGCACTGTGCGTCCCCACCATGGCCGTCCCACTGTCCTCTGCGCCTGGGCCACGCCCAACTGGGTCCTGGGCCGGGGCCCACTGGGCCAAGGGTCCCGCCACCTGCCGCGCCCGTGGCTCCACGCATGCGCGCCCCTCCCCCTCCGGCCCCGCGGGGGAAGCCGGGTGTTCGGGGTTAGGGCCTTGCGCGCCCTCACCTGGGTACAGAGCAGACCCCGCGGGTGTCCCCGGCGCCCCCACCCGAGTCAGCCCCGCAGCCCTTATAGCAGCTCTGGGCGGGGCCTCCGCGCGCGGGCCAATGAGGGGCCGGGGTGTGTCCGgggcttccccccacccccgttgCCTTAGCGACCCAGGGACGCTGGTGTTCCTGTCCGGTTTCCAGTTCTGACCTCCGACTAGGGCCGAGGGCTTTCTTACCCTTGATTCTTTTATgtacacttgttttgttttgagtcagaggctcactctgtagcccaggcttgaccggaactcactctgtagcccaagataGCCTAACTacatagtcaaggatgaccttaaactcaccACCCAATGGCTAAGGTGACAGATGTACTCACCACCCTAGTTAGGCAGTGCCGGGGGACCCAGAGCCGTAGTGCTAGGGAATTCTGCCCCCTGAGACCCACCCGGCCTgcttccttattattattattattaatgtgtgcaggtgttttgtctgtatgtccGTCTCCCTTTCTGTGCACCACGGAAGCCAGAGAGGGCGACAGCCGCCTGTGACTGGAGtgacaggtgactgtgagccatcatgtgggtgctgggactcgaacccaggcTGCAGCTCTTCTGCCACTGCCATGTCTGCTGTTTAAGAAGAGCAGATCCTGTCAGCTCCGaccccattttacagatcagCAAACGGAGACCCCAGGCTTAACCCACTCTCCTCAGCTTCCTCTGCAGGACTGggctgagaaaccctatcttgcgGTGTtacatgcctctctctctctctctctctctctctctctctctctctctctctctctcacacacacacacacacacacacacacacacacacacacacccgtgccaggaggtggaggcaggaaaatcatgaACTCAGATCATCCTAGGTTacctagcaagtttgaggccagcctgggctacatgagaccttgtctacaaaaaaagctgggcggtggtggcgcacgcctttaatcccagcactggggaggcagaggcaggcggatctctgtgagttcgaggccagcctgggctacagagagagttccgggacagcctaGGTTACAGTGAGAAGGGTCTGGAGAGCGGGATGTCAATAAAGGGCTTGCCATGCGAGCCTGAAGGCCTGAGTCTGAATCCCCAGCAGCTACGTGTTGGACGGAGAGAACTGGcttctgcaagttgccctctgatctctctctctctctctctctctctctctctctctctctctctctctcgcgagcgcgcgcgcgcatgagcacaaaataaatgtaaaacaacaaGGAACCGCGTGAACGCTGAGTTGCTCAGTCAGCCTAGGGGCCGTTTTACTAACTGCTTTGGTGACCTCCTAACAAGGTGGCCTGGGGTGCGGCAGAGGGAGAGAGTGCAGGCGACGAGGAGCCCGGAGGGCGTCAGAAAACCGCAATCCCCCTCCCccggcagagggaatggggagccCGCACCCCAGTCGCCATCCTACAGGGACCCCAGCTCCGCCACGTCCAGCAGCAGCCGTCCCCTCAGGGCCTCGGGACCCGCACAGCGCGTGTCGTTCGGTGAGAACATCTTGTGTCTGTTGGCGTGCACCCAGCGGCACAGGTCCCGCAGGTCCTTGTCGCAGACCCAGGGGTTGTGCGACACGTCGAAGCCGTCCTGCATGTCGCGGGCCGGCCTCCCCAGCGACGCCCAGAGGCCGGGGGGCGTGCTGGATAGAGAATTGTTGGACAGATCCAGCATGTCCAGCTGCCGGAGGCCCCTGAAGGCTCCGGCCGCCACCTCGGCCAGCCGGTTGTCGCTCAGGAACAGGACACGCAGAAATGGCTGGGGCGCGAGCAGGCCATCCCCCAGCCTCCGCAGCCGGTTCCCTTCCAAGTGCAGCCGCTGCAGCCGCCTCGGGCCCCAAAGGAGGTCTGAGGGCAGCGTCTCCAGCAGGTTGTGCCCAAGGTCCAGGGTGCTCAGGGCGCGCAGGCCGGTGAGGAGCCTGGGGGGCAGTGTACGCAGCCGATTCCCCGCCAGGTCCAGGTGGCCCAGGGCGCGCAGGCCCCACAGCCACCGCGCGCTCGCGGCCTGCAGCCGGTTGTCCCGCAGGACCAGGGTGCGCAGGGCGGCCGAGGAGCGGAAGAGCCCCGGGGGCAAGCCTCGGAGCTCGTTGTGGGTCAGGTCCAGGACGCGCAGCCTGGGCACGGACGCCAGAAGCCTCGGGGACAGAGCCTGCAGGCGGTTGCTGGAGAGGTGCAGCTCCCGCAGGCGAGGACAAGCTCGCAAGGCGGAGGCGGGCAGCTGCGTCAGGTTGGAGAATTCCACCGACAGATGGACCGTGTCAGCCGGGAGGGGACTGGGGAACTCGGTGGCCCCGTGGCAGGAGACGGTGCTGCCCTCAGCCGACAGCAGTACCAGGCATTCCTTGAGACTGAACGCGATGCCCTCGGCTGAAGTCACCCAGAGGGCCAGGAGGAGCAGGATTCTGGGCAGGCAGGTGTTGAGGTCCTGGGGGCTGCAGTCAGGGAACTATGGTGAAGATacattccctccctccccgtGGCCACCACCCTGGACTGGGACAATAGGAGCCTCGTGGTTTGTTTCCTGAGTCTATTTTTGTCCTCTTAGCTGGGTAGGTGAGTGGCAGAGCGAGTGAACTCCTATTCATCCTGCAAAGCCTCAGTCACACTATTTTCATTCTCACCTACTGCCTCCCCTCAGCTTCCAGAAGCAGCCTCTGTCCCACAGCAAATCTCACCTCTATGTTGCTTAAATTCCTGGGTCTGACATCTACACACTTCCTCCCCTGCTGCCAGCTCTAAAAGGTTACCAGTTATTAGTTATTCCCAGCCCAACTAGCTAGTTACTTCTAATTTGGTTTGTATCTTGGGCCTTTTCCTATCTCCCTAGTTATGTGCTTGAAAGGGAGAGTCAGTGGACTCCTGTTCATCCTGCAAAGCCCcagccacaatgcctggctttcATTAACGCTTCTGTGCTGTTCTTAGGAGGACAGAAGCTCCCGCACTGggctcctcctttctctgtccagctctGGTTTGGGTTGAGCGGTCACCACTGGGTACTCGGGGAGAACTCGGGGTGCAGTCGGGTCTGGTTAAGTCCTTACCACAACCCTGGGAGCGCCAAAGCAGTGGTGACTGTGGCCTTGGGCCTTAGCAGGCCCTCCCCCATGCCTGCTCACGGGGCCCCTGGAGGCCTGTGTCTGCACTAACAGCCTGCCGCCGGTCTACATCTGTCCCTGGCAACCTCACTGGGTCAGACCAATGTCCCCGTGGTTCTGCCTGGCCCGGCTCCAGGCCTGCCGGGGAGACCTACCTCCCTCGCTGCCCAGAGTTCATGGctgctcttctcctttctctctgtgtctgtccctgtgGCCCCAGGCAGGTGGCTTTATACAGTCCCCACCTCAACTCGGTGCAAAGCGGGAAAGAGCCTGGGGACAGGTCAGCGTTACTACACCCTTTCCTGGCAGTGGCCACTGCTTCCTGCCCACCCCTTCCCGGACAGCATTTCTTCAGCTTTAACTTCCTGGTATGGGGATTGGTCCCACACAGTGTCTCCAGAGCGGAgtccccacctctcccctcccaggATTCGGGGACTGAAATTGCAATGTGACCCGGCACCTGGCTGCTCTTTGAGCCGGGGACAGGGAACAGCAGGAAGAGCATTGGGAAAACTCTGTGGCCTCAAATAGCTGACATGCTGTGTCTTCTTTCTTTGCTCAAGTAGCTTGCCTTTAAGGTAATGAGCAAGGGACAGTGCTCGGTTCTAAATTCGAGCTCCCGCACAATGAACGGCAGCAGCTGGCTTAGGTTGTCTGGGGCTCGGGTTCCCCACCTGCACAGCTGAACTCAACCTTCCAGAGACCTTCTCATGAGTCTgcagtgtgtgcaggtgtctgttgTGAAGACACAGTGTGGTTGAGTGTCATCACCGCACTCTGGGGTTGGGATATGGAGGATCTCTTCTGCTTTGAcgtcagcctgggctccatagtgagacttTTGTcggacaacaacaaaaactacaacaGTGAAATGCATTTTGAGGCTATGAATTTGCCTTTGAAGACAACTTTGGCCatgtcacatgcacacacacttgcagagGCCACAGGTCGATGTTGCCCATCTTCCTCAGTAGCTCTCCGCCTTGTTcattgagacagggcctctcactggttGGGCTAGGCTGACAGGCTTGAGAGCCAAAGGGGtcttcctgtcttggcctccGAGCTTTagaattacaggtgcacaccaccacacccaggtttttCTGAGTGCTaagggattcgaactcaggtcctcatgcttgtgtgggaagtgttttacccactgagccgtccctccagcaCCTGGTGAGTTCCTCGGTGTTATTAAATCTTCCCAGGTCTTCACACTTCTCCCTGACCTCTCCTCCCAGCCTGGACTCTGAGAGGCTAAACCCCCCGTTTGCCTGTGAGCATGACTAAGAGCAGACTCTGTCCCCCAAGTGTTCCCAGTCACCCCAGGAAACAGAGCTGACCCAGAGTCGAGGGGGCCGGTGGATGTAAACAGAGTTTTATTGACGGGgatagggctggggagagagtCCTGGACTCAGCTGGCCACGTGGCATGCACGGTCAGCTGGCGGTCAAAGAGGGGACGTCACAAGGGGGGACGGGTGGCATGGGCCTCTCTGACCACCCCAGGGCTGTATTTACAGGGGGGTCTGACCACCTCCACCCCCCCGAGACCCCCACAAGCCCTTTAGAAGCAGGTCCCCCCATCTCCCAGCCTGGACCCCAGGTCCCCTCTGCAGAAGCAGGATTCCAACTCCAAACCGGCACCTCGGAGGCCCCCTCCCCCGGGCTTCTCTCCAGAAGTCCCACCATTGGCTCAGCCAACGCCAGGGTCTCTGAGGGCGCCTCCACCCACATTCTGAgtcgcacacacgcacacccacgGCGGCCCTgtctcacacacacgcacacacacatttctgtccCGGGCCCTTGCACACGAACAGgccatgcacacagacacacccacacacacaggggcCCGGGACTGGGGAGGGGGTCCCTTCTGTGGAGGATGAGTTGAGGAGGGAAGGCTATGTCTGCAGCtctgcctcccctcaccccacgtcctcacccccccaccccggctGCCACCCCAAGAACGGGGCTGTgcaatttcttagaaaaaaaaaaaaaactcaaaataaacaaaaagtcaaaGTCTATGCGAAGGTCAAAGGTCGGCCTCCTCCCGCCCACCCCGGGGCTTCGTGTCCTGAACCCTCCGAGATGGAGGGGGCTCTTGTGCTTCCCTGTGGCGAGGGGACCCCCACGCGCGTGGGTGGGGGACAGACGCGCCCCACTCGGAGCCGGCGGGGCCTGGTGACCTGGGCTCGCGCCCCTGGTCGCTGTGGTTGGCACCGTCGAGGCGTCCACCCAGCCTAGGGTACCGGAGGTGCAGTCCGCTCGCCCACCCCGCAGGGCAGTAGGTGCGCAGAGTCCACGGGTGGGTGGCGGCGGGTACGGTGACCCCCGGGCCGGGCCTCGCCGCTGTTGAACGTGTGCGTGCGCCTCAGGGCTGCTGCGGGGGGCCCGTGGGGACCCGGCCTCCGCAGGCTGCTGGTCGCGGGTGGGCTCCACGGCCCAGGCAGGCCATCGCCCGCCGGTGGGTCCAAAGGGCCCGTGGGTGCGGACACCACCCGCCGGCGGTCCGGGCTGGCGTGGGGCGTGAGCGGGAAGTCGCCGGGGTGCGAGGCCCGGCCGGGTCTGGGGCCGCAGAGGCGACCGTCGGGGCCCGGCTCTGCCGGCACCGGGGGCTGCTCGGGGGCGCGGGCCGgcgccagcagcagcagggaggtGGAGGCCGAGGCCGACAGCAGCGCGTGGCTGTGGTCCCAGGCTCGCGGCCCCAGGGCGTGGGCGTGCGGGTGTGGCGTGGGCAGGCGCTTCTGGGGCAGCGGCGTCTGCTCAGGGGTGGGCAGCAGCCCCGAGTCCAGGTCGTGAGGGCCACCATGCAGCAGTGTCGCCTTCGTCCAGCCGTTCTGCATGAGCGGAGCTAACAGGGCCTCCGGGGGACCCCCGGGGCCGCCGCCGGCTCCTCCCCGGCCCCCGGGCCCGGTCCCCCTGCGCTCGCCCAGCCGGCTCACACTCAGCACTGCCTCGCCGCCGCCGTGCGCCAGGATGGCCTCCTTGTCCTTGCGCCGGGCCAGCTCCCGCCGCTCGCGGAGACCCACGAACCAGCCCACGCTGAAGCCAGACACCACGGCGCCCACCACGAACGCCGCCACCGAGGACGTCACCAGCAGGTTCACGGACACCAGCCCTGCGCGCTCATCCGAGAGGCTGGCGCGTAAGAGTCCTGGGGACAGAAGGTGGCAGTGTGGTCTCGCCCTGAAAGCCGGACTGTCTGCGCCACATAGGCACAGAGCCCCCAGTCCGTCACTGAGGGTTCTAGGACGGGGTTCCACGCCGGCCACGCCCCCGGGCATGAGCTGTATGTCTGAGCCATGCCCCACGTCCGTGTTTTTTTCTGGCATCAGTGTCTTTCCCTCATCTCCCAACCAGGCCGATCTCATGTTTACCCTTCcctgcagcagccaccagaggGCGCCCGTGAGCACCGAGTCACCGTCTCTGCCCACAGCCTTCCGCGAGCTcccacctccctcacccccaggaCTCAGTGTCCCTGGCTTGAGtccctttccccccccccccccgcttacCTGAGCAGTCCCCTAAGCCCGAGGTGCTGGCCCCGGACACATCTTGCTCAAACGTGACACTGAGGTGGGGAAGGGGACAGAAGCCGACTTAGCGGAGAACCCTTTGCGCCCAGCACCGCACAGGAAGGGGGATCGCGGACTGCGGGTCCTCAGACACGCGCCCCGCATGTACCCCTTCCCCGTACCTGGTTCCTGGTCTGAGGAAGATGCAGGAGCCGTCGGGGGCCCACCCGCAGTATGGATCCTGGCTGCCAATACAGTTCCTAGGATAGAGTATGTAACTTAGGGGACCTGGCCCCGTGGCTTCTGGTCACCAGAGCTGTGGTCGGCTCAGAGTGAGTCT
Proteins encoded in this region:
- the Lrg1 gene encoding leucine-rich alpha-2-glycoprotein, whose protein sequence is MNSGQRGSPQDLNTCLPRILLLLALWVTSAEGIAFSLKECLVLLSAEGSTVSCHGATEFPSPLPADTVHLSVEFSNLTQLPASALRACPRLRELHLSSNRLQALSPRLLASVPRLRVLDLTHNELRGLPPGLFRSSAALRTLVLRDNRLQAASARWLWGLRALGHLDLAGNRLRTLPPRLLTGLRALSTLDLGHNLLETLPSDLLWGPRRLQRLHLEGNRLRRLGDGLLAPQPFLRVLFLSDNRLAEVAAGAFRGLRQLDMLDLSNNSLSSTPPGLWASLGRPARDMQDGFDVSHNPWVCDKDLRDLCRWVHANRHKMFSPNDTRCAGPEALRGRLLLDVAELGSL